From Candidatus Krumholzibacteriia bacterium, a single genomic window includes:
- the mobB gene encoding molybdopterin-guanine dinucleotide biosynthesis protein B yields the protein MNARPQAVAFVAPSGTGKTTLVEAVIRTLRGRGWRVGALKHDAHDFDIDHPGKDSHRFREAGAGTTAIASATQVAVMRTTASAWSLDRVLATCFGDEDLVLVEGYSTGDLPKIAVHRAATGQPLRVGIDDPDLIAVVTDVELETGVRCFALDRPAEVAAFLETTLIRRRPLTRVPQ from the coding sequence TTCGTTGCCCCCTCCGGCACGGGGAAGACGACCCTCGTGGAGGCCGTGATCCGGACCCTGCGGGGGCGCGGATGGCGCGTGGGAGCCCTGAAACACGACGCTCACGACTTCGACATCGACCATCCCGGCAAGGACTCGCATCGTTTCCGGGAGGCCGGAGCCGGCACGACCGCGATCGCGTCGGCCACACAGGTGGCCGTCATGCGAACGACCGCGTCGGCCTGGTCGCTCGACCGCGTCCTCGCCACCTGTTTCGGCGACGAGGACCTGGTGCTGGTCGAGGGCTACTCCACCGGGGACCTGCCGAAGATCGCGGTCCACCGGGCGGCGACCGGACAGCCCCTGCGTGTCGGGATCGACGACCCGGACCTGATCGCGGTGGTCACCGATGTCGAGCTCGAGACCGGCGTCCGCTGCTTCGCACTGGACCGGCCCGCCGAAGTGGCCGCGTTCCTCGAGACGACCCTGATCCGCCGGAGGCCGCTCACGCGCGTCCCACAGTAG